One part of the Astatotilapia calliptera chromosome 9, fAstCal1.2, whole genome shotgun sequence genome encodes these proteins:
- the xylb gene encoding xylulose kinase isoform X2 produces the protein MKLKAVVIDGELRVVHQSGVQFDAELPEFRTQGGVHIHTDRLTVTSPVLMWVKALDLLLDKMKRAGLDFSRVRALSGSGQQHGSVFWRRGASETLKHLDPDQDLHQLLQDSFSVSDSPVWMDSSSTQQCEDLQAAAGGALRLAEITGSRAYERFTGNQIAKLRQTRAEEFQDTERISLVSSFAASLFLGGYAAIDYSDGSGMNLLDIRTRNWSEICLQATAPHLDQLLGAPLPSTSVLGPVSSYFVHRYGFSESCSVVAFTGDNPASLAGMRLQPGDVAVSLGTSDTVFLWLQQPRPALEGHVFCNPVEQQEYMALLWYTHTHTHKQTGELSGEGSMMSRKSEGTRLLDASAMLVRKGGGARDRLQCFRCFVISSFKNGSLTRERVRNECAGASWELFSAALRDTPLGNHGNIGFYFETMEITPPVIGVHRFDSADCEVSSLSPQVEVRAVVEGQFLSRRLHAERLGYSIIPGTRVLATGGASSNKEILQVLSDVFNAPVYTIDLSDSTCLGSAYRALHGLVAESGASFVDVVKKAPEPRLVATPHPKAKEVYDELLKRYVQLEERVVQKSHS, from the exons ATGAAG CTGAAGGCGGTGGTCATCGATGGAGAGCTGCGTGTGGTTCATCAGAGCGGCGTGCAGTTTGACGCCGAGCTGCCCGAATTCAG GACTCAGGGAGGAGTTCATATCCACACTGACAGACTCACTGTCACCTCACCTGTGCTCATGTGGGTCaag GCTCTGGACCTGCTATTGGACAAGATGAAGAGGGCGGGGCTTGACTTCTCCCGTGTCAGAGCGCTGTCAGGCAGCGGTCAG CAACATGGCAGCGTGTTCTGGAGGAGAGGAGCGTCTGAGACTCTGAAACATCTGGACCCGGACCAGGACCTGCACCAGctgctgcag GACAGCTTCTCGGTGTCGGACAGTCCGGTGTGGATGGACTCGAGCAGCACTCAGCAGTGTGAGGACCTgcaggcagcagcaggaggcGCTCTGAGGCTGGCGGAGATCACCGGATCCAGAGCCTACGAG CGTTTCACAGGAAACCAGATCGCCAAGCTGCGTCAGACCCGAGCGGAGGAGTTCCAGGACACCGAG AGGATCTCATTGGTCAGCAGCTTTGCCGCCTCTCTCTTCCTCGGTGGTTACGCTGCCATCGACTACAGCGACG GCTCAGGGATGAATCTGCTGGACATCAGGACCAGAAACTGGTCTGAGATCTGCCTGCAGGCCACCGCTCCTCACCTGGACCAGCTGCTGGGAGCTCCACTGCCCTCCACATCTGTGCTG GGCCCCGTCTCCTCCTACTTTGTGCATCGGTACGGTTTCTCTGAGAGCTGCAGTGTGGTGGCGTTCACTGGAGACAACCCAG cgtCGCTGGCAGGAATGAGGCTGCAGCCCGGAGACGTCGCC gtgAGTCTGGGGACCAGTGACACGGTGTTCCTGTGGCTGCAGCAGCCTCGTCCGGCTCTGGAGGGTCACGTCTTCTGTAACCCGGTGGAACAGCAGGAGTACATGGCTCTGCtgtggtacacacacacacacacacacaaacaaacaggtgaGCTGTCAGGTGAGGGTTCAATGATGTCAAGAAAGTCAGAGGGAACCAGACTCCTCGATGCGTCCGCCATGTTGGTTAGGAAAGGGGGTGGAGCCAGAGACAGGCTGCAgtgtttcaggtgttttgtCATCAGCAGCTTCAAGAACGGGTCTTTGACGAGGGAGCGCGTCAGGAACGAGTGTGCTGGAGCATCATGGGAACTTTTCTCAGCAGCTTTGAGGGACACGCCGCTCGGAAACCATGGAAACATCG gcttttattttgaaactatgGAGATCACTCCTCCTGTGATTGGTGTTCATCGCTTTGACTCTGCTGACTGTGAG GTGTCCTCGTTGAGTCCTCAGGTGGAGGTTCGGGCTGTGGTGGAGGGTCAGTTCCTGTCTAGACGGCTTCATGCTGAGAGACTGGGATACTCCATCA ttccAGGAACCAGAGTTCTGGCGACGGGAGGAGCGTCATCGAATAAAGAGATCCTGCAG GTGCTGTCTGACGTGTTCAACGCTCCGGTCTACACCATCGACCTGTCCGACTCCACTTGTTTGGGTTCAGCCTACAGAGCTCTACACG GCCTGGTGGCAGAATCCGGAGCGTCCTTCGTTGATGTGGTGAAGAAAGCACCAGAACCACGACTGGTCGCCACCCCGCATCCGAAGGCGAAGGAG GTGTACGACGAGCTGCTGAAGCGCTACGTGCAATTGGAGGAGAGAGTTGTGCAGAAGAGCCACAGCTGA
- the xylb gene encoding xylulose kinase isoform X1 yields the protein MASAPRAPLYLGLDLSTQQLKAVVIDGELRVVHQSGVQFDAELPEFRTQGGVHIHTDRLTVTSPVLMWVKALDLLLDKMKRAGLDFSRVRALSGSGQQHGSVFWRRGASETLKHLDPDQDLHQLLQDSFSVSDSPVWMDSSSTQQCEDLQAAAGGALRLAEITGSRAYERFTGNQIAKLRQTRAEEFQDTERISLVSSFAASLFLGGYAAIDYSDGSGMNLLDIRTRNWSEICLQATAPHLDQLLGAPLPSTSVLGPVSSYFVHRYGFSESCSVVAFTGDNPASLAGMRLQPGDVAVSLGTSDTVFLWLQQPRPALEGHVFCNPVEQQEYMALLWYTHTHTHKQTGELSGEGSMMSRKSEGTRLLDASAMLVRKGGGARDRLQCFRCFVISSFKNGSLTRERVRNECAGASWELFSAALRDTPLGNHGNIGFYFETMEITPPVIGVHRFDSADCEVSSLSPQVEVRAVVEGQFLSRRLHAERLGYSIIPGTRVLATGGASSNKEILQVLSDVFNAPVYTIDLSDSTCLGSAYRALHGLVAESGASFVDVVKKAPEPRLVATPHPKAKEVYDELLKRYVQLEERVVQKSHS from the exons ATGGCCTCCGCTCCGCGCGCTCCTCTCTACCTGGGCCTTGACTTGAGCACGCAGCAG CTGAAGGCGGTGGTCATCGATGGAGAGCTGCGTGTGGTTCATCAGAGCGGCGTGCAGTTTGACGCCGAGCTGCCCGAATTCAG GACTCAGGGAGGAGTTCATATCCACACTGACAGACTCACTGTCACCTCACCTGTGCTCATGTGGGTCaag GCTCTGGACCTGCTATTGGACAAGATGAAGAGGGCGGGGCTTGACTTCTCCCGTGTCAGAGCGCTGTCAGGCAGCGGTCAG CAACATGGCAGCGTGTTCTGGAGGAGAGGAGCGTCTGAGACTCTGAAACATCTGGACCCGGACCAGGACCTGCACCAGctgctgcag GACAGCTTCTCGGTGTCGGACAGTCCGGTGTGGATGGACTCGAGCAGCACTCAGCAGTGTGAGGACCTgcaggcagcagcaggaggcGCTCTGAGGCTGGCGGAGATCACCGGATCCAGAGCCTACGAG CGTTTCACAGGAAACCAGATCGCCAAGCTGCGTCAGACCCGAGCGGAGGAGTTCCAGGACACCGAG AGGATCTCATTGGTCAGCAGCTTTGCCGCCTCTCTCTTCCTCGGTGGTTACGCTGCCATCGACTACAGCGACG GCTCAGGGATGAATCTGCTGGACATCAGGACCAGAAACTGGTCTGAGATCTGCCTGCAGGCCACCGCTCCTCACCTGGACCAGCTGCTGGGAGCTCCACTGCCCTCCACATCTGTGCTG GGCCCCGTCTCCTCCTACTTTGTGCATCGGTACGGTTTCTCTGAGAGCTGCAGTGTGGTGGCGTTCACTGGAGACAACCCAG cgtCGCTGGCAGGAATGAGGCTGCAGCCCGGAGACGTCGCC gtgAGTCTGGGGACCAGTGACACGGTGTTCCTGTGGCTGCAGCAGCCTCGTCCGGCTCTGGAGGGTCACGTCTTCTGTAACCCGGTGGAACAGCAGGAGTACATGGCTCTGCtgtggtacacacacacacacacacacaaacaaacaggtgaGCTGTCAGGTGAGGGTTCAATGATGTCAAGAAAGTCAGAGGGAACCAGACTCCTCGATGCGTCCGCCATGTTGGTTAGGAAAGGGGGTGGAGCCAGAGACAGGCTGCAgtgtttcaggtgttttgtCATCAGCAGCTTCAAGAACGGGTCTTTGACGAGGGAGCGCGTCAGGAACGAGTGTGCTGGAGCATCATGGGAACTTTTCTCAGCAGCTTTGAGGGACACGCCGCTCGGAAACCATGGAAACATCG gcttttattttgaaactatgGAGATCACTCCTCCTGTGATTGGTGTTCATCGCTTTGACTCTGCTGACTGTGAG GTGTCCTCGTTGAGTCCTCAGGTGGAGGTTCGGGCTGTGGTGGAGGGTCAGTTCCTGTCTAGACGGCTTCATGCTGAGAGACTGGGATACTCCATCA ttccAGGAACCAGAGTTCTGGCGACGGGAGGAGCGTCATCGAATAAAGAGATCCTGCAG GTGCTGTCTGACGTGTTCAACGCTCCGGTCTACACCATCGACCTGTCCGACTCCACTTGTTTGGGTTCAGCCTACAGAGCTCTACACG GCCTGGTGGCAGAATCCGGAGCGTCCTTCGTTGATGTGGTGAAGAAAGCACCAGAACCACGACTGGTCGCCACCCCGCATCCGAAGGCGAAGGAG GTGTACGACGAGCTGCTGAAGCGCTACGTGCAATTGGAGGAGAGAGTTGTGCAGAAGAGCCACAGCTGA
- the xylb gene encoding xylulose kinase isoform X3 produces the protein MASAPRAPLYLGLDLSTQQLKAVVIDGELRVVHQSGVQFDAELPEFRTQGGVHIHTDRLTVTSPVLMWVKALDLLLDKMKRAGLDFSRVRALSGSGQQHGSVFWRRGASETLKHLDPDQDLHQLLQDSFSVSDSPVWMDSSSTQQCEDLQAAAGGALRLAEITGSRAYERFTGNQIAKLRQTRAEEFQDTERISLVSSFAASLFLGGYAAIDYSDGSGMNLLDIRTRNWSEICLQATAPHLDQLLGAPLPSTSVLGPVSSYFVHRYGFSESCSVVAFTGDNPASLAGMRLQPGDVAVSLGTSDTVFLWLQQPRPALEGHVFCNPVEQQEYMALLCFKNGSLTRERVRNECAGASWELFSAALRDTPLGNHGNIGFYFETMEITPPVIGVHRFDSADCEVSSLSPQVEVRAVVEGQFLSRRLHAERLGYSIIPGTRVLATGGASSNKEILQVLSDVFNAPVYTIDLSDSTCLGSAYRALHGLVAESGASFVDVVKKAPEPRLVATPHPKAKEVYDELLKRYVQLEERVVQKSHS, from the exons ATGGCCTCCGCTCCGCGCGCTCCTCTCTACCTGGGCCTTGACTTGAGCACGCAGCAG CTGAAGGCGGTGGTCATCGATGGAGAGCTGCGTGTGGTTCATCAGAGCGGCGTGCAGTTTGACGCCGAGCTGCCCGAATTCAG GACTCAGGGAGGAGTTCATATCCACACTGACAGACTCACTGTCACCTCACCTGTGCTCATGTGGGTCaag GCTCTGGACCTGCTATTGGACAAGATGAAGAGGGCGGGGCTTGACTTCTCCCGTGTCAGAGCGCTGTCAGGCAGCGGTCAG CAACATGGCAGCGTGTTCTGGAGGAGAGGAGCGTCTGAGACTCTGAAACATCTGGACCCGGACCAGGACCTGCACCAGctgctgcag GACAGCTTCTCGGTGTCGGACAGTCCGGTGTGGATGGACTCGAGCAGCACTCAGCAGTGTGAGGACCTgcaggcagcagcaggaggcGCTCTGAGGCTGGCGGAGATCACCGGATCCAGAGCCTACGAG CGTTTCACAGGAAACCAGATCGCCAAGCTGCGTCAGACCCGAGCGGAGGAGTTCCAGGACACCGAG AGGATCTCATTGGTCAGCAGCTTTGCCGCCTCTCTCTTCCTCGGTGGTTACGCTGCCATCGACTACAGCGACG GCTCAGGGATGAATCTGCTGGACATCAGGACCAGAAACTGGTCTGAGATCTGCCTGCAGGCCACCGCTCCTCACCTGGACCAGCTGCTGGGAGCTCCACTGCCCTCCACATCTGTGCTG GGCCCCGTCTCCTCCTACTTTGTGCATCGGTACGGTTTCTCTGAGAGCTGCAGTGTGGTGGCGTTCACTGGAGACAACCCAG cgtCGCTGGCAGGAATGAGGCTGCAGCCCGGAGACGTCGCC gtgAGTCTGGGGACCAGTGACACGGTGTTCCTGTGGCTGCAGCAGCCTCGTCCGGCTCTGGAGGGTCACGTCTTCTGTAACCCGGTGGAACAGCAGGAGTACATGGCTCTGCtgtg CTTCAAGAACGGGTCTTTGACGAGGGAGCGCGTCAGGAACGAGTGTGCTGGAGCATCATGGGAACTTTTCTCAGCAGCTTTGAGGGACACGCCGCTCGGAAACCATGGAAACATCG gcttttattttgaaactatgGAGATCACTCCTCCTGTGATTGGTGTTCATCGCTTTGACTCTGCTGACTGTGAG GTGTCCTCGTTGAGTCCTCAGGTGGAGGTTCGGGCTGTGGTGGAGGGTCAGTTCCTGTCTAGACGGCTTCATGCTGAGAGACTGGGATACTCCATCA ttccAGGAACCAGAGTTCTGGCGACGGGAGGAGCGTCATCGAATAAAGAGATCCTGCAG GTGCTGTCTGACGTGTTCAACGCTCCGGTCTACACCATCGACCTGTCCGACTCCACTTGTTTGGGTTCAGCCTACAGAGCTCTACACG GCCTGGTGGCAGAATCCGGAGCGTCCTTCGTTGATGTGGTGAAGAAAGCACCAGAACCACGACTGGTCGCCACCCCGCATCCGAAGGCGAAGGAG GTGTACGACGAGCTGCTGAAGCGCTACGTGCAATTGGAGGAGAGAGTTGTGCAGAAGAGCCACAGCTGA